The genomic segment TCTGTGCGCAGAATGCGGTGCTTATGCGGATGTACTCATCGAAAATTACCATGTGTGTGCCGAACTGAACCTGTATTTTGCAAAGGCGAATCTGGCGGCGAAAATGAAAGCCACCCTGCCCCAGCTGACGGATGACGGGGCGGTGGTGCTGAAAAAGGCGCGGCATCCGCTGTTGGATCCTGCCAAGGTGGTACCCATTGACGTGACCCTGGGCAGGGAGTATCAGGCGCTCATCATCACCGGTCCCAATACCGGCGGTAAGACAGTTGCCCTGAAAACCGTAGGGTTGCTGTGCGCCATGGCCATGTGCGGTCTGCTGATCCCCGCCGGGGACGGCAGCAGCGTGTCCGTCTTTTCCCATATCCTTGTGGACATTGGGGATGCCCAGAGCATTGAGCAGAATTTGTCCACCTTCTCTGCTCACACCAACCATGTGATTGAGATTCTGAAAACAGCGGATGCCCAGAGTCTGGTGCTGCTGGATGAGCTGGGATCCGGCACGGATCCGGTGGAGGGCGCTGCTCTGGCAGTATCCGTCATTGAACAGTTGAAGCGGCAGGGTGCCAAGCTGATGACCACCACCCATTACCAGGAACTGAAGCTGTATGCCATCGAAACCCCGGACGTGGAGAATGCATCCTGCGAATTTGACCTGGAAACCCTGCAGCCCACCTATCGGTTGCTGATTGGCTCTCCCGGTAAGTCCAATGCTTTTGCCATTTCCGAGCATCTGGGCATGCCGCCCCAGATCATTGCCTATGCCAAGACCCTGGTCAGCACGGAACAGACCCGGTTTGAATCTGTCATTGAAAAGCTGGAGGCTGCCCGGGCGGAGCTGGATACCCAGAATCAGCAGCTGCGGCAGGCTCGACTGGAGGCACAGGCCCACGAGCAGGCACTCCGGGAACAGCTGAAGCAGCTGGAGCAGGAAAAGGATGCGGCGTTGGAGCAGGCACGGCAGTCTGCCATGCAGATCATCGAAAACACCAAGATCGAGTCCAACCGACTCATTGACGAATTGGAGCAGCTGCGACATGAAAAAGACCGGGAAACCTTCTCTGACCGGGTGTCCCAGCTGAAATCCCGTACCAAAAACAGCTTTGCCCGGATGCATGATGCGGCAAATCCGGTGCAGCAGCGGATGCAGGAGCAGTACAAGCTGCCCCGCCCCCTGAAAAAAGGCGATACGGTGTATGTCACCGACATTGACAAGCAGGGAACGGTGCTGGCGGAACCGGACAGCTCCAACATGGTGTTTGTGCAGATCGGCATTATGAAAACCAAGGTGAAGCTGGAGAATCTGCGGCTGCAACAGGCGGCGAAGGTGATGCTCAACGGCAAGAAGCGGCAGCCAGCCAAAAAATCCGTCAGCAGCAAGGTGACACGCAGTGCCGCCATGGAACTGGATATCCGGGGCTGTGCAGCGGACGAGGGCGTGTATCAGATGGAGGCGTTTCTGGACAGCGCCCTGGTGTCCGGCATTTCTACCGTGACCATCATTCACGGCAAGGGCACTGGTGTGCTGCGGGCGGCGGTACATCGCCGGCTCAAGGAGCTGAAATACGTAAAGAGCTTCCGGCTTGGAGTATTCGGCGAAGGGGAGGACGGCGTCACCATCGTGGAGTTGAAGTAACGAATGCAGGCGGCATTTGTCGGGCAGAATTTTTTCGAGAAAATTTTAAAAAGTGCTTGACAAATGCCAAACATTCTGATATAATATTAAAGCAGTCGATTGACGGCGACATAAAAAGAATCGTTGCGAGTGTGCTGGAACTGGCAGACAGGCACGTTTGAGGGGCGTGTGTTTCGACGTACGGGTTCAAGTCCCGTCACTCGCACCACTATTTGACGATACGATTTCATAGATGGAAAGATGGCTGAGCTGGTCTAAGGCGCACGACTGGAAATCGTGTGTACGTTAATAGCGTACCGAGGGTTCGAATCCCTCTCTTTCCGCCAAAACACATGATACCGAAACGAGTCACGAAACAGCGGCTCGTTTCGGCTATCTAATGTATTTTACTGTATCATCAATTATCCGTCTGCTTGCAAAGCCTACAGGGTGTATCATTCTATCACCGCCCTGCGCTTGCCGGTGCATTGTTATCGCATCCTTCGGGTATGCCTACCGATTCACCGTCATGCATATGGTTCGCTCAATACCTTGCCGTTGTTACCTTTCTGAAAAGAAAAAACGGGTTGATTCAGCATGCTGAACAGGTTGTCTTTGCGTATGTGACGGATGTGCTGGATATGTTTCCACTCCATGAGCCGGAAAGCCGGACAATCAATTGTATGCAATTGTCAAGTTTCTATGCGAAAAGGAAAAGCCCTTCAGACCAAGTGTGGAAGCAGTCTGAAAGGCTCTTGACAAATATCTATAATCGTGCTACAATGGAACACGATATAGCCATTGCACTAAGTCAGTCAGGTGCTTAATCCACCAGTCTGATGATGGGGTGTATTTGGATTGCAGTCCATCTGCACCCCGTGTGATGCTTTATTCATCGCTCCTTCATTATAGCACATTTTGGGGAGCGAGTCAATAGCTAGTCGAATATTTTTTTGAATCGTCCGAAGGGGCGATTTTTTTATGCAATGTATTCGGTTGAAATAATATTGACACGTAACAACTTACGTGCTATAATAGATACAGAGGATCCGTAAAGGGCTGGGACATCCCTTTACAGTTTGAATCACAGGAAAGGAGTGTCGAGCTGTCTACTCGACAGAAGAAATGAAGAGCTTCTCATCCAGGGACATCATCCGGCAATTAATAGCGGATGGTTGGTACGAGGTGAATTGTGCAGGGGATCACCATCAATTCAAGCATCCCAGTAAAAAGGGGAGGGTGACGGTTACGCACCCGGTCAAGGATATTCCCATCAAAACACTGAAAAGCATCGAAAAACAAGCAGGGGTTCACTTTGTATGATCTCTGCTTCATGATAAAGCCACTCGAACAGGAGGTAATCACGATGAAGGATCATTACGTTTTTCCGGCAATTTTTGAACAGGAGGACAAAGGGATTTCCATTGAATTTCCGGATTTACCCGGCTGTTTGCCTTGCGCAGGAGATCTTGAAACAGCGTTAAGCAATGCCAAGGAAGCAATGCTGCTGCATTTGTTTGGCATGGAGGAGGACGGAGAAGAAATTCCGGAACCCACTCCCTTTGATCAGATCCAGGTTGGTAAACATCAAACACTGGTTCTGGTGGAAGCGTATATGCCGCCGTTCCGAGCAAAGCAACATAAGCGGTTTATCAAAAAAACACTGTCGCTTCCGTCCTGGATCAATGCAGAAGCTGAACACGCAGGCATCAATTTCTCTGCTGTTTTGCAGGAAGCGCTGGTGGAAAAGCTCCGCCTTCAGAAATAAGAAATCCCCTCTTAGCCAGTGTTGCTGGTTCAGAGGGGATATTTTTTCAACCGCAAGCGAGACGATACCAAACTGAAAAGAAAAATGCTTTCTCAAATTCCTTCACCGTTTGCTGACTTGATTCCGTTCGGAAGGTATTGTGTTTCCCGACGTTGCCGTTCCTCTGCTGCAAGGGATTGCACATACGTTCCGCCGAACACTTTCTCAGCAGTTGCCAGAGTATCGGAGCTTTCCGAAAACTCCTTCTGCTTTTGCGCAAGATCCGCAGCAGCTTGTTGGACAGCTGCTTCCTGATTGGCAATCAGTGCATCCACGTTCCGGTAATTCTGTGCTGTGATGGACGGATATGCATGGAGGGCGGCAACTGCCTGTTCTTTTGTGAACAGCCGTGACGGTTTCCCCTCATAAACGATCAGCAGTTTCTCTTTCAAATCATAGAACGATTGCAAATCTTGTTCTTCAGTGTGCAGCTTGCCTTCCGCATCAGCTGCCGCTTTTTCTTTTTCAGCAAAGTCTGTACGCAGGGAATTCAGTGTAGCACCGTCATTGATTTTTTGGTTTAGTGCCAGCAGGGCATCCAGTTCTGCATCGTTTGTCCATGCGAACGGCTTCTGCTGGTTGCGCCGGTGCATCGGCAGACCGCCCTTTGCAAATGAGATCGTGTAAAACTGAATGGTGCGCAGCACAACAGCATTTGGAGTGGACTGCCGCCTTGCATCCGCCACACGCTGTGCAAGCTGCTGCTCGTAGCGTGCTTTTTCTGCAAACCGATTCCGCAGCGCCTGTTCGCTGTAGTACTCGCCCAGACCCTTGAGCCGCAGGAAGGAGCCACCGTGTTTCGGCTTGACAGAGATGTACTTGCCCTGCTTCACTTCATATCCGGCGGCATGCAGACGTTCAAGCAGCTCCTCGAAGTCCTTGCTTTGCATGAGCAGTCTGTCAATGTCATTGCGAAGTTGCTCACGCTGATTGGTTTTTGGGCTGTACTCCTTTTCGATCTTCCGAATCTGATCCACATAGCACTCCTGCGCTTCAAATCCGTTCTCCGTTTCCCGGTACGGGATTTGCAGCGCATCCAGCTTTGCTTGCACATACGCTTGCTTTTCCGGGAGCGTATAGAAGAATGCTTTGTAGGGGGAGCGTTTTTCTTTTTTCAGCTTTGCGGTTTCATGCTCCAGAGCAGCCAGCCGATCCTTGAGCCGCCGGATGCTTTTTTCCTCGTGATCCATTTCGGTCACAGTGTTTGCATCCCGAAGCTGTGCTCGCAGCTTTTTCAGATCTTGTGAGTACTTGAAGTCCTCAACGGTCATGTGCGCATAGTGGGCATTTTTGTCCTCACGCACAAAGCCGTGCCGGTGCAGAATGCGCTCCATTTCTTTGCGCTCAGCTTCCTCCCACATAACCAGTTGATTATCCTTTGTGGTTTTTGGCTTGAATCCCTCCTCTATTAAAGCCTGCTTCATGGAAACGCCTTTGGACAAGCCGTTCTTTCTGCCCTTGGTGTAGAAGGGTACAAAGTTGATGTGAAGGTGCGGACTCGCTTCGTCCATGTGCAGCACTGCATTGAATACATAGAGGTTTGGATTACGTTGCTGAAAAGAAAACATGTAATCTTCAAGCATCTCCTTGGCAATCTCTCCACGCTGACTTTCACAGGAAGCGGTTTTCACATCGCCAAACTGCACTACGACTTCGTAGAATGCTTCTTCTCTTTTGCTGGCAGCGATCCTGGCATAGTAATCATCGATCATTCTGTCTTTGCGATACTGTTGGTCGTTGTATTCCTTGACAGCCTGGTCGAACAGGTGGTGATAGGCTGCACACACATTCTGCTGTCTGTACGTCACATTTTCTTTTGTCCGGGTGGGGTCAATGTTGGCGGCAAGGAATTTCCGGTTGTTGTGCCGGAGGTTCGCTCCGTGTGGATGACTTGCCTTGCCCAGTGTAAAACTGATGCTGTATGCGTCCATATTCTCGTCCTTCGCTCCTTTTTCTTTTCAGCCAAGTGCGCTGATTTTTTTTCAGCACACCGCATTTTTGCGGTGCTTGAAGTATCCGTTCCGACGGAATGGATACAATTTACCCAATATCTGTTTTGTCAAACGCAAAAAGCGTTCGATCAAAACAGAATTCTCGCTCCGCTCCAATATTGGGCAAAGTCTGCGACCTTGACGGCTAAACCGCTGCACAATTCCTTTTCGGGAGAACCCAAAAAGTTTTTCTCCGAAAAATGATTTGCAGCGTTTTGTCTGCTCCGCAGATTGGGAATTCCCAAACCCTTTTCACAACAGAAAATATTTACAATCATACGATTTCACCCTTTCTATTTTTTCCGAGTTCAGAAAAAAAGTCATGTGGTTCAGAGTCTGATACTGCGCTGATATAAACAGTCAGAAGCATGATCAGTGCGGATGCTTCCTTCCCGTAGAGGATGACCGCTGCACGGTTATCCCCCTTTCGCTGTTCCTTTTTTGAGAACCGCAGGATGGTTTGTTTCAATTGACCTGCCAACTGTGCGTAACGATTGCCGGTGTCGATTTCTTCAATCCTTGCGAGGGCAGATAACAAATAATTGGTCAGTTCCGGAGAAAGAAATAGTGTTTCCGGTTTATCCTTGGCTTTGATTTTTTTCTCCATTTGGATCACCTCATTCTTCTTGACAACGCCAGATTTGGTCTTTCATTTTGATTTGTCCGTTCCAGCAATTCCGGCTCAGGCTGCTGCCGTTCCAAGTGTGCATCCAGATTGCTGGATTTGAAAACCAGCAGCTCATTCCAGTCTTTAAAGCCCTGCTTGTCGAGCTGTTCAATCACACCTTTCGGACGAACAAATCCATTCTCTTTTTCAAATCGGCGACCGGCATCGTCATTGTCAACGCAGGAAAAAATCTCGACTCCCTCTGCTTGTAGCTTCAGCGGAATCGTCGGCTTCAACCCTGCCATCGACACCAGAACAGCACCGCTCATTTTCTTCTTGTCGCAAAATTTGTAGAAGCTCATCAGGTCAATGGCTGATTCAAAAATGTATGCACGATGGATTTTTCCATCCTTCGCCGGTACGGGATGAAATATGAAAGCACTTTCTCCCGTGCCGGTTGCGATCCCCTTGTATCGCTTGAATGAATTCAGTCCCTGAATCTCACCACCCACAACTTTTCCTGCTGCATCTTTGTGAACAAAGACTGCGTTTGCATTGCGATATGTTTTGGATTCTCCCGTTGCCGTTGTTGCTGTAACCATGCGTTCGGACTGGTACAGCAGACCGGCATGCACCAATTCCTCAATGATCGGTGCAGGAATTTTTCTTGATTGACACATGTACGCAAACAACTGCCGCATGTTTTTTGATTGCTCCGGCATCTGCAATTCTCTTTTCTCCGGGGCAGAGTGGTCAGGCTTTGGCGGTGCTGTGTACTGGGGCTTATACTCTCCGGTATGTTCCTTTGAACGAACTGTTGTAATATCCTTGCCCGTCAATTCAAACACAGCCTGTTTGAAATCTCTGCCCAGGACTTGCACCAGGCAATCGATGGAACTGCTGCCGCCCTTCCCGGAATAATGATGAAACCAAAGATTTCTGTCCGGATTGACGCACAGTCCGGAGAATTCTTTGATATAATACTCTGCGCCTTTTTTCTCCACTGTATAGCCGCTGTTCTGAAAATAGTCAAGCAGATTTGCCCTGCGTGCAGCTGCACTGAGCTGCTTGAACTCATCGTTGTTCATGTTCTCCTCCTTGTTAAAAAGAAACTGCCCTCACAAAAACTGCAAGGGCAATTTCAATTTGTAATTACATGATCGGCGGTAAAACCTCGCCGCTTGTGTTTGGGTTCAGATCATTGTCATCGTCACTTTTCGCAAAACTTTCCCGTTTCTTTTTTTCCTCGGCGGTTTCCTCAATGGGCTGCTCATCTGGATCCAGAATTGCCGCTTCCATTTCCGTGATGCCAAGCAGCTCTGCTTCAACCTGTGCCAATTCCGACTGCGCTTGTTGCAATTCCTGCTCATGGGGGAATGCAACTGCAAGCCGTTCTGTCGCCTGAATCAGATCAGTGTTCAGCTTTTCAATTCTGTTTTCACATTTTGTTTTTTCATTTGCAATGCCATTGTTCAACAGATTCAAAAGCCGTTGCGCATTATTACTTTTGTCGTGGATTTCCGCTGCTGTGCGATAAGCCACCGGACTTTCGCCCTGTACAGCAAATGCAAAGCCTTGCTGTAAACCAACCAGTTCCACCGTAACTTGAAAGCCATTGATCTTAAAACACGGAACTTCATTAAACGGTGCGTTTGATTTTTGTATGAGCAGTTCTTGCAGATATAGATTGATGTCCTCCTGCTTGGTCAGCGTATTGCCTGTTGCCGTTGTAACGGTCAGATCTTCGATTTTGCCCTCCGGATTTCTCATGCGGTCAATTGTTTCGATATCGCATTTGATACTGTCAATACGGTCACGGAGCGCAGCGACTTGCTCCGGAATGGCTGCGACCGTTTTGCGCATCTCGCCAGTTTCCCGTTGGAATTCCGCCTTCGCAAACTGCAATTCCGAAACCTTCATGCCCAATTCAATACGCTTGCGGAAGTTGTCGTTGCCCTCTGCTGCTGCTTGCATTTCGCCGTATGTGAGAACTTTATCGTCACAATCCTCAGAAATACGAGCCGGTGTTTCATCATCCAGCAGCTGCGCAATGAACCTTGCCTTGTCGGTAACGACTTGATACAGGTAGCTGTCCATTGTCCCTTCGGTGATGTAATTGAAAATCTGTACTTCACTGAATGAATTCCCCTGGCGGAGGATACGTCCCTCACGTTGTTCAAAATCACTTGGCTTCCAGGGGATATCCACATGATGTACAGCAGCGAGACGTTCCTGCACGTTTGCACCCGTGCCCAGAGTGCTGGTAGAAGCGATTACCACACGATATTTTCCTGCGTTGATATCCCGGAAAATAGGCAAGTACATCGGAAGTACCGGTCAGTATGCCGCCGAAATCAGGCGCATCAAGGTTCTTCAGCGAAATGCTTTTTTCGCTGATGCTTGCGACTTCACGACGTGCGCCATCGTACAGGATCACATGACCTGGGCGGCGCCTGCGTTGCCCTTTGTGAAGATGGAGCCGCCTGCCTTGAGGGTGAAGCTGCCGTCCGTAGCAGTTTCTGCTCCGCCAGTCACCATTTTGACAAAATAGGTGTTGTCCTTGGTCTGGTCAGCGGTGGTATCCGTGTAGTTTGTGCCTCCTGTGATGGGGGAGGCGTTCAGCTTGGTTGTGGTGCCATCCGTTGTCCGGTAGAGATTGAAGGCGCAGCCGGCAGGATCCTCCTCCAGCGAGCGCCAGCTTACAAATACCGCATTGCCTGCGTTGACCGCATACACGCCTCGGTCCAGATACTCCATCTTTCGCCCGGAGGAATCCGTCCGGACAGAAGCTGCATGGACAGTGACCGGTTGACTGTCTGGCTGCGACATGGCGGCAAATGGTACAGCACATAGAACACCCAGTGCTGCAGCGATGGTTCGTTTGAAAATTCCTTTCATTCAAAAATCCCCCTGTTGTCTTATTTTTCTTATTCACAACTACGCTATAATGCTATTGTATCTCAGCCTGAAATGCCTGTCAATGCACAATTCTGCCTAAAACATGCACTTTTCAGTCATGCTGCAAAATGGCATAAAAATAGAGGATGCGGCGTATCCACATCCTCGTGCAGTATGGTTTCCTCATTGGGATTTTCAACTCAGCGCCGTCCCAGATACCGGAATACCTGTTTTCGATACTCCAGATAAGGCGTGCCGAAGGTTTCCGTGAGATAACGCTCCTCTTGCAAAATTTGCAGGTGGAGCATCACTGCCGCAAAGACCGTAAAGCCTGCGGTCAGTCCATTGCCGAACATCAGCAGCACCCCCAGATATTGCAGATCAAACCCCAGGAATGCCGGATTGCGGCTGAAACGGTAGATGCCGGTTGTGACAAGCTCTGTCCGATCCTTGTCCGGGATTCCTGCGCGCCAGCTGTTCCGCATGCACAGAACGGAGATCAGAAAGATCAGATCTCCCAGCATCCCCAGGCAAAAGCCGGTGAAACGGGCGCTATCCGGCAGGTAGCTCCAGCCGAATGCAATGGACAGCAGTTGAGCGGGGATGATTCCCACTGTGGCAATGCTCATACAGATTTCCACTCTATGGATCGAGGGCTCCTTTTGGCGGTCAATCTGCTGGGTACAAATGCCCTGACGCTTCTGCGCCCACATTTTCAGCAAGTAAATGATGTAAAAAAACACCAGTACCACAAGCGCCAGCAGGCGATATGGCAGGTGTTCTTCCAATGGGATTTTCATGGTGTTCCTTCGCTCCTCTTAAATTGCGTAGTGTATGTTGCATATCGACTATTATATCAAATCAGCGGTATGCTTGTCAAGACGTGCCTTTGCGGCGCCGTGTTGCCTTAAAAACGGCAGGCGCATGCATTGACAAGCGCTGTTTCCTATACTATAATAAAAGGAATTGGACAGCTTCAGCAGGGAGACAGCTCCCGCTGAATGTATCCACATTTTCAGGCGTTCCGATTTGGAATGCTTTGCAGTAACAGAGGTTTGATATATGACACTGAAAGAATTAGCAATTGGAAAAACCGCCGTGATCCGGTCTGTTGGGGGAGAAGGCGCCCTGCGGCAGCACTTTCTGGATATGGGTCTGATCCCGGATGCGGAGGTGACACTGGTAAAGTTTGCGCCCATGGGAGATCCGCTGGAGCTGCGGATACATGGGTATGAGCTGACCCTGCGGCTGGCGGATGCGGAGAAGATCCTCGTGCAGGAGATCCCCACTGCCCCTGCATCCAAGTCATCCCAGCGGAGCCTGCGGGATATTCCCCATCCGGGCTTGGGGGAGGGGGGCAAGTTTCACACTAAGGCAGGGGAATGTCCCTTGCCGGAAGGAGAGATGCTGACCTTTGCACTGGTGGGCAACCAGAACTGCGGCAAGACCACCCTGTTTAACCGGCTGACCGGTTCCAATCAGCATGTGGGCAATTTCCCCGGTGTGACGGTGGATCGGAAGGACGGGCAGATCATCGGCCATGCCAATACCCGGATCACGGACTTGCCCGGCATTTATTCCATGTCTCCCTACAGCAGCGAGGAGATCGTCACCCGGCAGTTCATTCTCCAGGAAAAGCCCTGGGGCATCATCAATATTGTGGACGCTTCCAACATTGAGCGGAATCTGTACCTGACCATGCAGCTGCTGGAGTTGGATATTCCCATGGTGGTGGCGCTGAATATGATGGACGAGGTGCGCCAGAACGGCGGCTCCATTCTCATCAATGAAATGGAGCAGGCACTGGGAGTGCCGGTGGTGCCCATTTCTGCCGCAAAGAATGAGGGCATTGACGAGCTGATCGACCATGCGCTCCACGTTGCCAAGTACCAGGAGCGCCCCGGCAGGCAGGATTTCTGCGATCCCAACAGCAGCGGCAGTGCCGTGCATCGGTGTATCCACGGGATCATGAGTCTGATCGAGGATCATGCGGCGGACACGGGAATTCCGCTTCGGTTTGCCGCCTCCAAGCTGGCAGGGGGCGATGGAGATGTGCTGGAGCAGCTGAAGCTGGACGAGAATGAGAAGGACGGGCTGGAACATATCGTAGTGCAGATGGAAAAGGAACGGGGGCTGGATCGTGCCGCCGCCATTGCGGATATGCGCTTCCGGTTTATTCAGAAGGTATGCTCCGCTACGGTGGTCAAGCCTCACGAAAGCCGGGAGCATGCCCGGAGCCGGCGCATTGACCGGATCCTCACCGGAAAATACACCGCCATCCCTGCCTTTATCGGCATCATGGGACTGGTATTCTTCCTGACCTTTCACGTGATCGGCGCCTTTCTGTCGGATCTGCTTGACCGGGGCATCGGACTGCTGACGGATCTGGTGGATCAGGGGCTGACCGCCGCCAATGTGCATCCCGCTTTGCATTCCCTGGTGATCGACGGAGTATTCGGAGGCGTGGGCAGTGTGCTGAGCTTCCTGCCCATTATCGTGACTCTGTTTTTCTTCCTGTCCATGCTGGAGGACAGCGGCTATATGGCACGGGTGGCGTTTGTGATGGATAAGCTGCTGCGGAAGATCGGTCTGTCCGGCAGAAGCATTGTTCCCATGCTGATCGGCTTCGGCTGCACGGTGCCAGGAGTTATGGCAAGCCGCACGCTTTCCTCCGAACGTGACCGGAAAATGACCATACTGCTGACGCCTTTTATGAGCTGTTCCGCAAAGCTGCCCATTTACGGGTTCTTTACCGCCGCCTTTTTTCCGAAGCATGGGGCGCTGGTGATGATCCTGCTGTACTTCGGGGGCATTCTCATGGCGATTCTGGCGGCACTGCTGATGAAGGGCAGTCTGTTCCGGGGAGAGCCGGTGCCCTTTGTAATGGAGCTGCCCAATTACCGGATGCCCGGAGCGAAGAATGTGGCACAGTTGCTTTGGGAAAAGGCGAAGGATTTCCTCACCCGTGCATTTACCGTGATTTTTGTGGCAACCATCGTGATCTGGGTTTTGCAGACCTTTGATCCGAAATTTCGCATGGTGGCGGATTCCCAGAACAGCATGCTGGCTCTGGTAGCCGGCTGGATCGCCCCCATCTTCCGGCCTCTGGGCTTTGGAGACTGGCGGATATCCACCGCTCTCATCACCGGTATGCTGGCAAAGGAAAGCGTGGTCTCCACTCTGTCGGTGCTGATGCCGGACAGCAGCGCTTTGTACGCTATGCTCACGCCCTTGGGGGCAGTCTGTCTGCTGGTGTTCTGCTTGCTGTATACCCCCTGCATTGCAGCAGTGGCATCCATCAAGCGGGAGCTTGGGGCAAAGTGGGCAATCGCCGTGGTGGTAGAACAATGTGTGATCGCCTGGATCGCCGCCTGTCTGGTGCATCTGGTGGGCATGTTGTTGGGATTTTAAGGAGGCTTTTATGATTGACGTAAGCGGAAAATGGGCGTTGATTACCGGCGCCAGCCGGGGCATCGGCAGACTGATTGCCCTGGAGATGGCGAAACGAGGATGCAACCTGGTGCTGCACAGCCGTCGGCTGTCCCATTGCAGTTCCCTGTTAGAGCAGGTACAGCGGCTGGGCGTACAGGCATATGCCGTGGAGGCGGAATTGTCCGACTTGGATGCGGTGGAGGATATGATGACCCGCATCGATCGGACAGGCACCAGCCTGGATATTGTGTTCAACAATGCCGGAGTGCAGGTGGCGTACCGCAGTGCCTTTCTGGAAACTCCGTCGGAGGATTACATCAAAAGCTTTGCCATCAACACCATTGCTCCCATGCGGATCTGTTATCATGTGCTGCCGGGCATGGTGGATCAGGGGTTTGGCAGGATTATCAATACCACCAGTGGCATTG from the Ruminococcus champanellensis 18P13 = JCM 17042 genome contains:
- the feoB gene encoding ferrous iron transport protein B, producing the protein MTLKELAIGKTAVIRSVGGEGALRQHFLDMGLIPDAEVTLVKFAPMGDPLELRIHGYELTLRLADAEKILVQEIPTAPASKSSQRSLRDIPHPGLGEGGKFHTKAGECPLPEGEMLTFALVGNQNCGKTTLFNRLTGSNQHVGNFPGVTVDRKDGQIIGHANTRITDLPGIYSMSPYSSEEIVTRQFILQEKPWGIINIVDASNIERNLYLTMQLLELDIPMVVALNMMDEVRQNGGSILINEMEQALGVPVVPISAAKNEGIDELIDHALHVAKYQERPGRQDFCDPNSSGSAVHRCIHGIMSLIEDHAADTGIPLRFAASKLAGGDGDVLEQLKLDENEKDGLEHIVVQMEKERGLDRAAAIADMRFRFIQKVCSATVVKPHESREHARSRRIDRILTGKYTAIPAFIGIMGLVFFLTFHVIGAFLSDLLDRGIGLLTDLVDQGLTAANVHPALHSLVIDGVFGGVGSVLSFLPIIVTLFFFLSMLEDSGYMARVAFVMDKLLRKIGLSGRSIVPMLIGFGCTVPGVMASRTLSSERDRKMTILLTPFMSCSAKLPIYGFFTAAFFPKHGALVMILLYFGGILMAILAALLMKGSLFRGEPVPFVMELPNYRMPGAKNVAQLLWEKAKDFLTRAFTVIFVATIVIWVLQTFDPKFRMVADSQNSMLALVAGWIAPIFRPLGFGDWRISTALITGMLAKESVVSTLSVLMPDSSALYAMLTPLGAVCLLVFCLLYTPCIAAVASIKRELGAKWAIAVVVEQCVIAWIAACLVHLVGMLLGF
- a CDS encoding SDR family NAD(P)-dependent oxidoreductase, with the protein product MIDVSGKWALITGASRGIGRLIALEMAKRGCNLVLHSRRLSHCSSLLEQVQRLGVQAYAVEAELSDLDAVEDMMTRIDRTGTSLDIVFNNAGVQVAYRSAFLETPSEDYIKSFAINTIAPMRICYHVLPGMVDQGFGRIINTTSGIALDPQQAGYSASKAALDKVTVDLGSKYDGTNVILSLADPGWCRTDLGGPNAPNPPESALPGVLIGAFVDDRRSGRLFAAPHFSGMTLEHAVQQAETSCVVPYDR